In the genome of Deltaproteobacteria bacterium, one region contains:
- a CDS encoding lytic transglycosylase domain-containing protein — protein sequence MLTDVDQRIQKAASGSPTVVDNRSRRSFESILQRQPTPLAGVLARPVKFVVTLRDYLKHPLPTTRSVAQQTPDPKAILGKWRGFQSLAPEQAAQVETALHEASERFRVPKRLLAAVIQAESAFNPSAISRAGAKGLMQLMDPTARALGVRNSFNIRENILGGAKYLRQLLDVHRQNMPLAVAAYNAGPGAVRNYGGIPPYRETREYVSRVMKYFTAPI from the coding sequence ATGCTCACCGACGTTGACCAGCGCATTCAGAAAGCGGCTAGTGGAAGTCCCACCGTGGTCGATAATAGGTCGCGACGCAGTTTTGAATCGATCTTACAGCGGCAACCCACTCCATTGGCTGGGGTGCTTGCCCGGCCGGTGAAATTTGTCGTGACATTGCGTGACTATCTCAAGCATCCACTGCCGACGACTCGTAGTGTTGCGCAACAGACGCCCGATCCAAAAGCCATACTGGGGAAGTGGCGTGGCTTTCAGTCATTGGCGCCGGAGCAGGCGGCGCAAGTTGAAACGGCATTGCATGAGGCGAGCGAACGTTTCCGAGTGCCGAAGCGCTTGCTCGCGGCGGTCATTCAAGCGGAGTCGGCTTTTAATCCATCCGCCATTTCGCGGGCTGGCGCAAAGGGACTGATGCAGCTGATGGATCCGACTGCCCGGGCGCTAGGCGTTCGCAATTCGTTTAACATTCGAGAGAATATTTTGGGGGGTGCCAAGTATCTGCGGCAGTTACTCGATGTGCATCGACAGAATATGCCGCTTGCAGTGGCCGCATACAATGCCGGGCCCGGTGCTGTAAGAAATTATGGTGGCATTCCCCCCTATCGAGAAACACGGGAATACGTTTCTCGAGTCATGAAATACTTCACGGCTCCAATTTAA
- a CDS encoding F0F1 ATP synthase subunit epsilon, with protein sequence MNLQILTPQAEVVRTEALSVSVPGVLGRMQILPGHTQIISLLKAGVLAYEDLKGRHQWHVGAGHIEVVKDHVTVAVDSALAS encoded by the coding sequence ATGAATTTGCAAATTCTCACGCCGCAAGCGGAAGTGGTGCGCACGGAAGCCTTGTCGGTTTCAGTGCCTGGTGTGTTGGGGCGGATGCAAATCTTGCCAGGGCACACCCAAATCATCAGTTTACTCAAGGCCGGCGTGCTCGCGTATGAAGATTTGAAGGGCCGCCACCAATGGCACGTGGGTGCCGGCCATATTGAAGTCGTGAAAGATCACGTTACCGTGGCAGTGGATTCTGCGCTGGCGAGCTAG
- the atpD gene encoding F0F1 ATP synthase subunit beta translates to MKTAHESTTTQHGRITQVIGPVVDVHFPSGELPEIYTALKTTNPRINNEQWNLVIEVAQHLGESTVRTIAMDATDGLTRGAEVLNTGSPIQMPVGKEALGRILNVVGQPVDELGPVNAKQFLPIHRRPPSFQEQATDVQMFETGIKVIDLLAPYPRGGKIGLFGGAGVGKTVVIMELIHNVAMHHGGYSVFAGVGERTREGNDLWHEMKDSGVLDKAALIYGQMNEPPGARLRVALSALTVAEYFRDEMQQDVLLFIDNIFRFTQAGSEVSALLGRIPSAVGYQPTLATEMGELQERITTTRSGSITSVQAIYVPADDLTDPAPATAFSHLDATTVLSRPIAELGIYPAVDPLDSTSRILAPDVVGEDHYRTARQVQLVLQRYKDLQDIIAILGMDELSEEDKQTVARARKIQRFLSQPFFVASQFTGSEGKYVKLADTIRSFKAIMSGEYDHLPEQAFYMVGAIEEAVVKAERLAKEAA, encoded by the coding sequence ATGAAAACAGCGCACGAATCCACGACAACGCAGCATGGGCGTATTACGCAGGTCATCGGACCGGTTGTCGATGTACATTTCCCTTCCGGAGAGCTGCCGGAAATTTACACCGCGCTCAAAACGACCAATCCGCGGATTAATAATGAACAATGGAATCTTGTGATCGAAGTAGCGCAGCACTTGGGTGAGAGCACGGTGCGGACGATTGCAATGGATGCCACGGACGGTCTGACGCGTGGCGCGGAAGTCCTCAATACCGGATCGCCGATCCAGATGCCGGTGGGGAAAGAAGCGTTGGGACGGATTTTAAATGTCGTCGGACAGCCGGTTGATGAATTGGGTCCGGTCAACGCGAAGCAATTTTTGCCGATTCACCGGCGGCCGCCGTCTTTTCAAGAGCAAGCGACCGATGTCCAGATGTTTGAAACCGGCATTAAAGTGATCGACCTGCTCGCTCCGTATCCACGTGGTGGAAAAATCGGTTTGTTCGGTGGTGCGGGCGTCGGCAAGACCGTGGTGATCATGGAATTGATTCATAACGTTGCGATGCACCACGGTGGTTATTCTGTGTTTGCGGGAGTTGGGGAGCGAACTCGTGAAGGAAACGATCTCTGGCATGAAATGAAAGATTCTGGCGTTTTGGACAAAGCCGCATTGATTTATGGACAAATGAACGAACCGCCTGGAGCGCGTCTTCGCGTCGCCCTCTCGGCACTAACGGTTGCCGAATATTTCCGCGATGAAATGCAACAGGACGTGTTGCTCTTTATCGACAATATTTTCCGGTTTACTCAAGCGGGATCTGAAGTGTCGGCGTTGCTCGGACGAATTCCATCGGCAGTGGGATATCAACCGACCTTGGCGACGGAAATGGGCGAATTGCAAGAACGCATCACGACCACGCGGAGCGGATCGATTACTTCCGTGCAGGCCATTTACGTTCCTGCGGACGATCTGACGGATCCCGCACCGGCCACGGCATTTTCTCACTTAGATGCCACGACGGTCTTGTCGCGCCCGATCGCGGAATTGGGAATTTATCCCGCCGTGGACCCTCTGGATTCCACATCGCGTATTTTAGCGCCGGATGTGGTTGGCGAAGACCACTATCGTACCGCACGCCAAGTACAATTAGTGTTGCAGCGGTACAAAGATCTTCAGGATATCATTGCGATCCTGGGAATGGATGAGCTGTCGGAAGAAGATAAGCAAACCGTCGCGCGGGCGCGCAAAATCCAACGTTTTCTGTCGCAGCCATTTTTTGTGGCCTCTCAGTTCACCGGCAGTGAAGGAAAATACGTCAAATTGGCGGACACGATTCGCAGCTTTAAAGCGATCATGAGCGGCGAATACGATCATTTACCCGAACAGGCGTTTTATATGGTCGGCGCGATTGAAGAAGCGGTGGTCAAGGCTGAGCGTTTGGCCAAAGAGGCAGCATAA